The Thermovirga sp. region ACGATTACCTGACCTCTATTGCAGGGAGCATGAACAGAAGGGGGATGTCCCTGGAAGCTATCGTGGCAGGTTTGCAGGAAGAGAACCGTAGCAAGTGCTTCCCCCCTCTCTCTGAATCCGAGGTCAGAGACATAGCGAAAAGTGTCAGCAGATACCCTTCTGAAGCACCCTATGAGATACACAAGAAGGAACATGAGACAGACGTATCATCATTTCTTCGACCTGGAGGGGTATCAGAAAGGGTGGAACTGGTTTCAGTCGGGAACCTCTTCCTCAAGGGTTTCTATTCTGTGCTGGCTGGTCAACCAGGAGGGGGCAAAAGCCTGCTAATGCTAAAACTTTGTGATGATCTGGCTAGGGGGGGCATCATACTCAACGGATATGCACGATCAGACCCCATGAGGACTCTGTTCATTGAAGGAGATTACCCCAAAAACATGATGGATTGGAGGATTCAGAGGATGAAGCTATCGGTACCCTTCCCTGCTGTTCAGTTTGTCTACAAAGACGAATTTCTTTCAGACGGACTTGCTCTCGATCTCTCATCAGCAAAAGGGTACAGCAACATTCTGGAGCTTGCACGGATGAGCAAACCAGACCTGTTAATCCTTGATTCCCTGGCTAGTCTTCAGTTCAAGGATGAAAATGATAATTCAGCGATGAAGACGGTATGCCTGAGCCTCAGCAGGTTAGCCAAGGAAACTGGATCTGCTGTTGTTGCCGTCCATCATCTGAAGAAGGTTAAGCGTAGCGAGAGGACGTTACCGATATCCCTTGATGACCTGATAGGGGCTTCTATGATCTCGAGGCTTGCTTCCTCCGCTTACGGAGTTCAGGTCAAAGAAGATGAAGACGGTCAACTGCACATAGTAAAAAACCTCAAAAGCTGGGTTAACCCTCCAGGGACATTCACTTTCAGAACAAAGAACACGGTATCCGAGGAGGAAGAGTTAGAACTACTTTTAGATGTAACCCCCTTCCCCGAAGAGAGTAACAGCACAGGAAAGATCAGGATCATCAATACTATCAGGGCTGGTCATTCACAAGAACCTTTCAAAAGAAGCATTATAGCAAGAGAAACAGGGGTATCTGACACTTACAGCAAACAGGTTTTTCAAGACTTCATCGGGAGAGGGATCTTGAGACAAATTGGACATGGAAAAGCAACCATGTATGAACTTGTTCAATGACCATCTACAGGGGGGAAATCAGTGTCTGTATTTCTCTTAAGCTAGTTATACCAAGAGATAATACGGTCAGAGACTAGTGTCCGAAAAGTGTCCGTATTTTGATGCAAGGGCAACGCTTATGTTTATGATCAGAATACGGACACTACCCTTCGACCGTATTTTCCCAGCTATACCAAGGGATTACATTGATACGGACACAATATCTCCCTCACTGGGATTTTGGCAATGCGAACGAGATATTGTAAATGATCTACCAAAAAGGTTTAGGAAGACACAGATTGAGAGGGATCAACTGTTTCAATTGCGTGGCAATAACCCTTGTTCGATCCACTAACAATTCAGGTTCTTACGTGAAAAATGCAGGAAAAGGATACTATTACTATGAGGGCAATGAAAAGAACTGACCACGAGATGCAGGGTTTCCCTTTATTGCCCCTTTAAATGTTGGAAAGGAGAATCCTTGTAAAACAGAAAGTGAAAAAAGAGTATAAATCCATTTGTATTGTTCTACATCAGTCATTCCCCTTAATGAGTGAAAAGTGAAGTCATAGCAGGCAATTAGACAATTCTCGAAAGGTATAAAAACCTTTAGAAGTGTTTACCCTTTCCTTCTCCTTGGTATAAAGGGGACAAACAATTTATTTCTCAGATAAACCCCAGGAAAGATCGGAAAGAATAAAAGCACTTGAATATCTTGGAAAACTCAAGGAATCTTGAAGGGGGAGGGGACCCCCCAATGGAATTGAGGGATTAGGGGGAAAGTAGACACAGCCAATATCGAAAAAATTCCTCATTTTATACTTCAAAAGTGGTGAATGCTCTTAAGTCATTTTGAGAAACCTCTTCTTGGGCTCCCAGGAAGGACAATACGTTGGGAAGAGGGTTCTATCCTTCTATTTCTTATTCAAACATTTCCCAATTGCCTTGCATAATATTGGAATCTCCCAAATTTATTAATAAACATTACGGTACCTAGGGGGGGGAGGATCCCAAAGATGATTGGTCAACAATAAGCCAATACAAAGAGCAAGAATAAACATTAGAACGATACCTTGAACCAAAGGAGAACGTAAACCCAAGGCTTCCCTTTGTATTTTGATAATACCTCTCCACCAAAACACAGAGAACAGAAAGCCAATAAAAGCGGTGATAGCGAAAACAGGGTCAAATCTTCTCCCGATGTATCCTGTTTCTAGCATAAAAACTAATATTAGAACTGTGAAGGAAATGCTCACCGCAAGAGCAATGGCTATAACTGCCCTTTCTTTCATTTTAGGGGTCGTTTCCAAACCTTCAGATTTTTTTCTTACAGGGAATAGGGAAACAAATATCAAAGAAACTGAAGCGAACCAAAAAGGAATTACAAACAGTTTCTCCATTTCGCTTGTCACCTTCTGCCGGTATTATTTCTATTCGATTCGGCTTATTTCTACAACCCCAAATTCTTGCACAAGATAGAAGGCATTGCTGTCTTCAACAATTTGTTTAGCCACTAGCTTTTCTGCGCAAGATGAAGTTATTTTATTCAAGATAAAACAACCCAA contains the following coding sequences:
- a CDS encoding AAA family ATPase: MKSHSKQISEALQYNRWGWVVIPLHYPLLNGKCSCSKPDCPSPGKHPLAKWKSVNGDLLPEYRVQTGEDIKRWWFEHPNANLGIITGQISGIVVVDIDGKEGEHSIRDKELPSTPTVVTGRGRHLYFKAPDFETKNSVCILPQVDIRGDGGLVVAPPSIHVSGDVYKWVEGTKDLPLADLPPWLRQLLKPKEKQKDTISQSATEIITEGNRNDYLTSIAGSMNRRGMSLEAIVAGLQEENRSKCFPPLSESEVRDIAKSVSRYPSEAPYEIHKKEHETDVSSFLRPGGVSERVELVSVGNLFLKGFYSVLAGQPGGGKSLLMLKLCDDLARGGIILNGYARSDPMRTLFIEGDYPKNMMDWRIQRMKLSVPFPAVQFVYKDEFLSDGLALDLSSAKGYSNILELARMSKPDLLILDSLASLQFKDENDNSAMKTVCLSLSRLAKETGSAVVAVHHLKKVKRSERTLPISLDDLIGASMISRLASSAYGVQVKEDEDGQLHIVKNLKSWVNPPGTFTFRTKNTVSEEEELELLLDVTPFPEESNSTGKIRIINTIRAGHSQEPFKRSIIARETGVSDTYSKQVFQDFIGRGILRQIGHGKATMYELVQ